One genomic region from Haloferax litoreum encodes:
- a CDS encoding ABC transporter substrate-binding protein: MSTSRLSRRSLLALTGVGLTSGCIRQLESTFSRDHQQQLSFSIKTVPADADAVATKVARYLATQLQRVGISASVVPVSREELLRSVLLNHDFDVYVYRFPLPWDPDFLRPLLHSRYAPDVGWQNPFGYGDLSLDSLLERQQTERGVVRTSTLTDAQHRIAENQPFTPVAIPHTARATRPDRVDWPVDEPIHSVAAYLGARPVETRRFPSRVPPTAAVGNVTTNESTQTTPATTDTATDAPQATNRLRMTMTDARPTENLNPLSTPFRSDGTFIRLVYDSLGRVLDDEMHPWMAASWDWLDDDSSTLSVRLRDDLEWHDGNAITAADVAFTFRFLADTSLGSLDQLVPSPEYRGRASLVDSVSAASSREVHLGFGDVDEAVALRALSVPILPEHVWEPYARPTSVSWLDGGRVTEALVRNNLEPVGSGPFRVTGTSFRESLSLEPFDAHFLATQTLDESLARFEGGFAFDGLEFIVAPSGGSAIKLLSDGVVDATAGLLSSDAVKSALATPDISVRTGVSQWCYHVGYNLRKPPFTNPRFRRAVARLVARPYLTESVFDGRAYGVMSPLATTEFSPTGESWTAVLDELRFVGNHRTGSLDTSSARSLFEDAGYTYSKSGELLVQR; encoded by the coding sequence ATGTCAACTTCACGACTCAGTAGACGGTCGCTTCTGGCCCTGACAGGCGTCGGTCTGACCAGCGGTTGCATCAGGCAACTCGAGTCGACGTTCTCCCGCGACCACCAGCAACAACTTTCGTTTTCGATAAAGACGGTCCCCGCCGACGCGGACGCTGTCGCGACCAAAGTCGCTCGATACCTCGCCACGCAACTCCAACGGGTCGGTATCTCGGCGTCGGTCGTTCCGGTGAGCCGTGAAGAACTGCTTCGGTCTGTGCTCTTGAACCACGACTTCGACGTGTACGTCTATCGATTCCCACTCCCGTGGGACCCAGACTTCCTCCGCCCGCTTCTCCACTCTCGGTACGCGCCCGACGTCGGGTGGCAAAACCCGTTCGGGTACGGCGACCTGTCGCTCGACTCGCTTCTCGAACGGCAGCAGACCGAACGCGGGGTCGTCCGAACCTCGACGCTCACTGACGCCCAACACCGAATCGCCGAGAACCAACCGTTCACTCCCGTCGCGATACCACACACGGCCCGCGCGACGAGACCGGACAGAGTCGACTGGCCGGTAGACGAACCAATCCACTCGGTCGCAGCGTACCTCGGTGCCCGTCCGGTCGAGACCAGACGATTCCCGTCGCGAGTCCCACCTACTGCGGCCGTGGGCAACGTGACGACGAACGAATCCACTCAGACGACACCGGCGACGACAGACACGGCGACTGACGCGCCGCAGGCAACGAACCGACTTCGAATGACGATGACCGACGCCCGTCCGACGGAGAACCTCAACCCGCTTTCGACGCCGTTCCGGTCCGATGGGACGTTCATTCGACTCGTCTACGACTCACTCGGGAGGGTGCTAGACGACGAGATGCACCCGTGGATGGCCGCGTCGTGGGACTGGCTCGACGACGACTCGTCGACGCTCTCGGTTCGACTCCGGGACGACCTCGAATGGCACGATGGCAACGCGATCACGGCAGCGGACGTCGCATTCACCTTCCGGTTCTTGGCAGACACGTCGCTCGGGTCGTTAGACCAACTCGTCCCGTCCCCAGAGTATCGTGGTCGGGCGTCACTCGTCGATTCGGTCTCCGCGGCGTCGTCTCGTGAGGTCCATCTCGGTTTCGGTGACGTAGACGAGGCTGTCGCGCTCCGGGCGTTGTCGGTGCCGATACTCCCAGAACACGTCTGGGAACCGTACGCTCGCCCGACGAGTGTCTCGTGGCTCGACGGTGGACGCGTCACCGAAGCGCTCGTTCGCAACAACCTCGAACCGGTCGGAAGCGGGCCATTTCGCGTGACTGGGACGTCGTTTCGTGAGTCGCTCTCGTTGGAACCGTTCGACGCGCACTTCTTGGCGACGCAGACACTCGACGAGTCGCTCGCCCGTTTCGAGGGGGGGTTCGCGTTCGATGGCTTGGAATTCATCGTCGCTCCGTCCGGCGGGTCTGCCATCAAACTCCTCTCTGACGGTGTCGTCGACGCGACGGCTGGGTTGTTGTCGTCGGACGCGGTGAAATCGGCCTTAGCGACACCGGATATCAGCGTCCGAACCGGCGTCTCTCAGTGGTGTTACCACGTCGGTTACAACCTCCGAAAACCACCGTTTACCAACCCTCGTTTCAGGCGGGCGGTTGCTCGACTCGTCGCCCGGCCGTATCTCACGGAATCGGTCTTCGACGGACGCGCCTACGGCGTCATGTCTCCGCTCGCGACGACAGAGTTCTCTCCGACCGGCGAGAGTTGGACCGCTGTCCTCGACGAACTGCGATTCGTCGGTAACCACCGAACGGGGTCGCTCGACACCTCCAGTGCACGCTCGTTGTTCGAGGACGCAGGCTACACCTACTCGAAGAGCGGCGAACTACTAGTCCAACGATGA
- a CDS encoding aryl-sulfate sulfotransferase yields the protein MVERAHVRAAAAVALLVCLGVVSVAAATQSAPTVTDATADDIRVAPADGMTVVATDSNTWLGRERDGPRASAELVAFAADGTVAYYNGSHTRYWDVDPVEGTTATVEYLYSDHLTPEACGGDEVCTRNGIERVNLTTGEVEVIYSRVTPGKHSTRWHDGDRIDDDSYVVADIAQDRVFVVNTTSGLVEWAWDAQEDFDTATTGGPYPEDWTHLNDVEVLPNGHIQVSLRNHDRVVYLDRETGLVEERTLGDGSHDIIYEQHNPDYLVNDDGDDAVLVSDSENNRLVEYRWTDGRWVRSWVWQDDRLQWPRDADRLPNGHTLVTDSNGNRVFELDETGEVVWSIPVAFPYEAERLGTGDESEGGPPAHELGLENRTASGLTVGGDGRAQVSILPGPVVNALYYILPQWMGPAALIASSLAGVVALGWAALELRWFPYRVELNNPFSIRRRP from the coding sequence ATGGTCGAGCGCGCTCACGTACGGGCCGCTGCGGCGGTTGCCCTCCTCGTCTGCCTCGGCGTCGTTAGCGTCGCGGCCGCCACACAATCGGCACCCACGGTGACCGACGCGACGGCCGACGACATCCGTGTCGCGCCCGCCGACGGGATGACTGTGGTGGCTACCGACTCGAACACGTGGCTCGGACGCGAGCGCGACGGACCGCGAGCGAGCGCCGAACTCGTCGCCTTCGCCGCGGACGGGACCGTTGCCTACTACAACGGGTCGCACACTCGCTACTGGGACGTAGACCCCGTCGAAGGAACCACCGCGACTGTCGAATACCTCTATTCCGACCACCTCACCCCCGAGGCCTGCGGTGGCGACGAAGTGTGTACGCGGAACGGTATCGAACGCGTGAACCTGACCACCGGCGAGGTGGAGGTTATCTACAGTCGAGTGACACCCGGAAAGCACTCCACTCGCTGGCACGACGGTGACAGAATCGACGACGATTCGTACGTCGTCGCCGACATCGCACAGGACCGTGTCTTCGTGGTGAACACGACTTCTGGACTCGTCGAGTGGGCGTGGGACGCACAGGAGGACTTCGACACGGCGACGACCGGAGGCCCGTACCCCGAAGACTGGACGCACCTCAACGACGTCGAAGTCCTCCCGAACGGCCACATTCAGGTCAGCCTTCGCAACCACGACAGAGTGGTGTATCTCGACCGTGAGACCGGTCTCGTCGAAGAGCGAACCCTCGGAGACGGGTCTCACGATATCATCTACGAGCAGCACAATCCCGACTACCTCGTCAACGACGACGGGGACGACGCCGTCCTCGTCTCCGACTCGGAGAACAACCGACTCGTCGAGTATCGCTGGACCGACGGCCGGTGGGTTCGCTCGTGGGTCTGGCAAGACGACCGACTCCAGTGGCCCCGCGACGCAGACAGACTCCCGAACGGCCACACGCTCGTGACCGACTCGAACGGAAATCGGGTCTTCGAACTGGACGAGACGGGCGAAGTCGTCTGGAGCATCCCCGTCGCGTTCCCGTACGAAGCAGAGCGACTGGGAACCGGAGACGAGAGCGAAGGCGGGCCACCGGCCCACGAACTCGGCCTCGAAAACCGGACGGCAAGCGGCCTCACCGTCGGGGGCGACGGCAGAGCGCAAGTGTCGATACTTCCCGGTCCAGTCGTCAACGCACTGTACTACATCCTCCCACAGTGGATGGGTCCCGCGGCACTCATCGCGTCCAGTCTCGCGGGCGTCGTCGCACTCGGGTGGGCCGCCCTCGAACTTCGATGGTTCCCGTACCGCGTCGAACTGAACAACCCGTTTTCGATTCGGAGACGACCATGA